One stretch of Cedecea neteri DNA includes these proteins:
- the mdcH gene encoding malonate decarboxylase subunit epsilon, which yields MKILFTFPGQGTQRADMLQNLPERDAIMAQVRAVLGDEANQLDSAAALKHTRAVQLCLLIAGVAWAQELERNGVKPDMVSGLSIGAFPAAVMAGVIRFSDALRLVALRGDLMEQAYPEGYGLTAIVGLRLEQVEALVAGSETYIANINAEQQIVIAGSELAMEKVAHRALEQGAQKARQLAVSVPSHCALLNEPAQKLKQAFADVALSRPSCAYLSGSTGRVLWLPEQIAEDLALNMARTVRWREAMVAANERDVRLAIEMPPGSVLSGLTRQAFREGITVCREQNSVAAIVHLAEKTKAAR from the coding sequence ATGAAGATACTTTTTACCTTTCCCGGACAGGGAACGCAGCGGGCGGACATGCTGCAAAATTTACCCGAGCGTGACGCCATCATGGCGCAGGTAAGGGCGGTTTTAGGCGATGAAGCAAACCAGCTGGATAGCGCTGCCGCGCTGAAGCATACCCGCGCGGTGCAGCTTTGCCTGCTAATCGCAGGCGTGGCCTGGGCGCAGGAGCTTGAGCGTAATGGCGTGAAGCCGGACATGGTCAGCGGCCTGTCTATCGGGGCGTTTCCGGCCGCGGTGATGGCCGGCGTCATCCGTTTTTCCGATGCCCTGCGGCTGGTGGCGCTTCGTGGCGACCTGATGGAACAGGCTTATCCAGAAGGTTACGGCTTAACGGCCATCGTCGGGCTGCGTCTTGAGCAGGTTGAAGCCCTGGTGGCGGGCAGCGAAACCTATATCGCGAATATCAATGCCGAGCAGCAAATCGTCATTGCCGGGAGCGAGCTGGCTATGGAGAAGGTGGCGCACCGGGCGTTGGAGCAGGGGGCGCAAAAAGCTCGCCAATTGGCGGTTAGCGTGCCGTCCCATTGTGCGCTGCTAAATGAACCCGCACAGAAGCTTAAGCAGGCGTTTGCCGATGTGGCGTTGAGCCGCCCGTCCTGCGCTTATCTCAGCGGCAGCACGGGCCGCGTGCTTTGGCTGCCGGAACAAATTGCCGAAGATCTGGCGCTTAACATGGCGCGGACGGTGCGCTGGCGAGAGGCGATGGTTGCCGCCAACGAGCGCGATGTTCGTCTGGCTATTGAAATGCCGCCGGGCAGCGTACTATCGGGCCTGACACGGCAGGCGTTTCGGGAGGGAATCACCGTCTGCCGGGAACAAAATAGCGTAGCGGCCATCGTTCATCTTGCGGAAAAAACTAAGGCGGCGCGTTAG
- a CDS encoding malonate decarboxylase holo-ACP synthase has translation MPTLRPHDLLWLTDREALEGANEEWVTSQWRPALPVVVRRDVERDGRVPVGVRGMRRDQRAAGWVNPASVKRVVSPEALSSRDLLLNSPFVSMPPVQGAVQLASRPWAWRWGITGSVGYTLATEVPVMHAASDLDLLVRCPQPIAKEALAEWQSLTDKLLCRADTQIETPYGAFALAEWLREKRVLLKTNQGPQLVVNPWQPEDNG, from the coding sequence ATGCCGACATTACGCCCCCACGATCTCCTTTGGCTCACCGACCGCGAAGCGCTGGAAGGTGCTAACGAGGAGTGGGTCACAAGCCAGTGGCGCCCTGCGCTGCCGGTGGTGGTGCGGCGTGATGTCGAGCGTGACGGACGTGTTCCGGTAGGCGTGCGAGGAATGCGGCGCGACCAGCGAGCTGCGGGTTGGGTGAATCCGGCGAGCGTGAAGCGCGTCGTCAGCCCGGAGGCGTTATCCAGCCGTGACCTGCTGCTCAATTCCCCGTTTGTTTCCATGCCGCCGGTGCAGGGGGCTGTTCAACTGGCAAGCCGCCCGTGGGCATGGCGCTGGGGCATTACCGGGAGCGTAGGCTATACGCTGGCAACCGAAGTGCCGGTGATGCACGCCGCGAGCGACCTTGATTTGCTGGTCCGCTGCCCACAGCCGATAGCAAAAGAGGCGCTGGCAGAGTGGCAGAGCCTGACCGACAAACTGCTTTGCCGGGCCGATACGCAAATCGAAACGCCCTATGGGGCGTTTGCGCTGGCGGAATGGCTAAGGGAAAAGCGCGTGCTGCTGAAAACCAATCAGGGGCCGCAGCTCGTGGTTAATCCCTGGCAGCCGGAGGATAACGGATGA